From a single Methylacidiphilum kamchatkense Kam1 genomic region:
- a CDS encoding type III pantothenate kinase, with the protein MILADVGNSVTKIALCQNAEISLLRRIPTAQLSYSLLREIAQNFPTQHCILCSVVPKVNVYFENVFLDRIYPIDPSLPLGITIDYPNPKEIGADRLANAIALASFYGYPAVAIDFGTATTFDIVNHNGAYCGGVIAPGLNLMRSYLHEKTALLPVVELKEPLRAIAQSTEEAMRVGAVFGYRGMVLYLIEKIKEELGCPIKIPVIATGGQAHLICGRLNMIDQIDHLLTLKGIRIIGENLIKRRMISVDLA; encoded by the coding sequence ATGATCCTTGCGGATGTCGGCAATAGTGTAACCAAAATTGCATTGTGCCAAAACGCTGAAATTAGCCTGCTGAGAAGAATACCCACGGCGCAACTTAGTTATAGTCTCCTTAGAGAAATTGCTCAAAATTTTCCAACGCAACACTGCATCCTGTGTAGCGTAGTCCCCAAAGTCAATGTGTATTTTGAAAATGTCTTTTTGGATAGAATCTATCCCATCGATCCATCTTTGCCCTTAGGCATTACAATCGATTATCCAAACCCAAAAGAAATTGGAGCGGACAGACTGGCTAATGCCATTGCCTTAGCTTCATTCTACGGCTATCCAGCAGTGGCCATCGATTTTGGTACGGCAACGACTTTTGATATTGTCAATCACAATGGGGCTTATTGCGGAGGGGTTATAGCTCCTGGCTTGAATTTGATGCGATCCTATCTTCATGAAAAGACAGCTCTATTGCCGGTTGTAGAATTGAAAGAGCCCTTAAGGGCTATTGCCCAATCGACAGAGGAGGCGATGCGGGTGGGGGCTGTCTTCGGCTATCGAGGCATGGTGCTGTATCTTATTGAAAAAATCAAAGAGGAGCTTGGATGCCCGATAAAAATTCCTGTGATCGCAACCGGTGGACAAGCGCATCTTATTTGCGGTCGGTTGAACATGATTGATCAGATTGATCATTTACTAACTCTTAAAGGAATTCGGATAATTGGAGAAAATTTGATAAAAAGACGCATGATCTCTGTAGATTTGGCATAA
- the glpK gene encoding glycerol kinase GlpK encodes MRKLIGVIDQGTSGTKFFLFDPHGHIVFSSFKEHRWYCPKEGWVEQDALEIYHNTLSLVEEAYAAKSFCQSDLVALGITNQRETTVLWEKKTGTPLANAISWQDSRTANLVNEFSKTPAGLYRYHRKTGLPLATYFSGMKLLWLLEHIPEARKKASSGDLLFGTIDSFLLWKFSGGPHGGKHLTDVTNASRTLLFNIHTMQWDQEILEELTIPSVLMPEVVPNDAILSEGKVGALKGITLAGLIGDQQAALIGQNCLRFGEGKCTYGTGAFLLVNTANRPIFSDSGFLTTIGYQLRNGHISYALEGSSASAGSAVHWLKQLLKLKDDQELEILASQASDNGGIYFVPAFCGLFAPYWDPFARAAFFGLTLKTQACHLARAVLEATAFQVRDLFEGMQKACGRKMQELKVDGGMVKNERFMQFQADILNRKILAPENSETTAMGAAFITGLAGGLFNDFEQLGQWWKKKKEWVPTLSSLERQKELRYWKKAVRKASKWIQKTI; translated from the coding sequence ATGAGAAAACTCATCGGAGTGATTGATCAAGGGACTTCAGGGACTAAATTTTTTCTTTTCGATCCGCATGGCCACATTGTTTTTTCTTCTTTTAAAGAACATCGCTGGTATTGTCCAAAGGAGGGATGGGTCGAACAGGATGCCCTTGAGATCTATCATAATACGCTGAGCTTAGTGGAAGAAGCATATGCGGCAAAATCTTTTTGCCAGTCAGATCTCGTGGCCCTAGGCATTACCAATCAAAGAGAAACAACGGTTCTTTGGGAAAAAAAAACTGGGACTCCCCTTGCCAATGCCATTAGTTGGCAAGACAGCCGGACGGCAAATCTTGTGAATGAATTTTCTAAAACCCCTGCCGGCCTCTACCGCTACCATAGGAAAACGGGTCTCCCACTGGCAACTTATTTCAGTGGAATGAAACTTTTATGGCTTCTGGAGCACATCCCAGAAGCAAGAAAAAAAGCTTCTTCTGGAGATCTGCTCTTTGGTACCATCGATTCATTTTTACTTTGGAAATTCTCCGGTGGTCCTCATGGCGGTAAACACCTGACTGATGTCACCAATGCCTCTCGAACCTTGCTGTTTAATATCCATACGATGCAGTGGGATCAAGAAATCCTTGAAGAATTAACTATACCTTCTGTATTGATGCCTGAAGTCGTTCCCAACGATGCAATCTTATCTGAGGGCAAAGTAGGTGCATTGAAAGGAATCACCCTAGCGGGGCTTATTGGAGATCAGCAAGCAGCCCTGATCGGACAAAATTGTCTGCGGTTTGGAGAGGGGAAGTGCACTTATGGTACAGGAGCATTTTTGCTTGTGAATACGGCTAATCGCCCTATTTTCTCTGATTCTGGGTTCCTCACAACAATCGGCTACCAGTTACGCAATGGACACATAAGTTATGCATTAGAGGGCAGTAGCGCCTCTGCTGGTTCAGCTGTGCATTGGTTGAAGCAGCTGTTGAAGTTGAAAGATGATCAGGAACTAGAAATTTTGGCTTCGCAAGCCTCTGATAATGGGGGCATATACTTTGTTCCTGCTTTTTGTGGACTGTTTGCTCCCTATTGGGATCCGTTTGCTAGAGCCGCTTTTTTCGGTTTGACTTTAAAGACTCAAGCCTGTCATTTAGCTCGCGCAGTCTTAGAGGCAACCGCTTTTCAAGTGAGAGACCTTTTTGAGGGGATGCAAAAGGCATGCGGCAGGAAGATGCAGGAACTGAAAGTAGATGGGGGTATGGTAAAAAATGAACGGTTTATGCAGTTCCAAGCGGATATATTGAATAGAAAAATTTTAGCTCCTGAAAATAGTGAAACAACGGCAATGGGAGCGGCATTTATCACCGGCTTAGCTGGAGGCCTGTTTAATGATTTTGAGCAACTAGGCCAATGGTGGAAAAAAAAGAAAGAATGGGTACCGACCCTATCTTCTTTGGAAAGACAAAAGGAGCTTCGTTATTGGAAAAAAGCCGTTCGTAAAGCCTCTAAATGGATTCAAAAGACGATATGA
- the gatB gene encoding Asp-tRNA(Asn)/Glu-tRNA(Gln) amidotransferase subunit GatB, whose amino-acid sequence MEYEAIIGLEVHVQLKTQTKLFCGCPIEYGALPNSRVCPICLGLPGALPSPNKQAIILTIQTGLMLGSEIASRGKFDRKNYFYPDMPKNYQISQYDQPLCKGGAVQLYPLAFPKDAQKDPQAQSRKKIRLVRIHLEEDVGKSFHFEDYSGIDFNRAGTPLMEIVSEADIRSPEEAFAYLTALRQILRYGNVSDCDMEKGQLRCDVNVSVKPIGEEKWGTKCEIKNLNSISAVRKALKYEIQRQIHTLQLGGEISQETLRWDDLKGQTFPMRTKEYAHDYRYFPDPDLLTILTEGELIEEAQKRIPELPEEKKQRLSQSYGLTEYQASVLAADPQLADYFEKAAAQSANKVSVANFLINDYLAVASESETTIPIPPEYFSELSNLVDQGKLHMKQAKEIVKLMVTEKKSPTLIVQEKGLGQITSLDTLDAICQEAIEANPKSVADYRSGKTAAINAIKGYVMKKTKGQANPQIVHELLEKKLNALG is encoded by the coding sequence ATGGAATACGAAGCAATCATCGGACTTGAAGTCCACGTCCAGTTAAAAACGCAGACAAAACTTTTTTGTGGCTGCCCCATAGAATATGGAGCCTTACCCAACAGCCGAGTTTGTCCTATCTGCTTGGGACTGCCCGGTGCCCTCCCTTCTCCGAATAAGCAAGCCATCATTCTTACGATCCAAACTGGGCTTATGCTTGGATCCGAAATCGCTTCCAGAGGGAAATTCGACAGAAAAAATTACTTTTATCCCGACATGCCCAAAAATTATCAGATTTCGCAATATGATCAGCCTTTATGTAAGGGTGGAGCTGTCCAGTTATATCCACTTGCTTTTCCTAAAGACGCACAAAAAGATCCCCAGGCTCAGTCCCGGAAAAAAATCAGGCTGGTAAGGATTCATCTTGAGGAAGACGTTGGAAAATCTTTCCATTTTGAAGACTATAGCGGCATTGATTTTAACCGAGCAGGAACCCCATTGATGGAAATCGTATCGGAAGCGGATATAAGAAGCCCTGAAGAAGCTTTCGCCTATCTAACAGCCCTTCGCCAAATATTGAGATACGGGAACGTGAGCGACTGTGATATGGAAAAAGGCCAGCTTCGCTGCGACGTGAACGTCAGCGTCAAGCCAATCGGAGAGGAAAAATGGGGAACCAAATGCGAGATCAAAAATCTCAATAGCATCAGTGCGGTTCGAAAGGCTTTAAAGTATGAAATCCAAAGACAAATCCATACCTTACAACTCGGGGGCGAAATATCACAGGAAACTCTGCGTTGGGATGATCTGAAAGGGCAAACCTTCCCTATGCGAACTAAAGAATATGCCCATGATTATAGATATTTTCCAGATCCAGATCTGTTGACTATACTGACTGAAGGAGAACTCATCGAGGAAGCTCAAAAACGAATCCCTGAATTACCAGAAGAAAAAAAACAAAGGCTTTCTCAAAGCTATGGCCTCACAGAGTATCAAGCCAGTGTATTGGCGGCGGATCCTCAGCTAGCTGACTATTTCGAAAAAGCAGCTGCTCAATCCGCAAATAAAGTCTCAGTAGCCAATTTTCTAATTAACGATTATCTAGCTGTAGCCTCAGAATCAGAAACAACTATTCCCATTCCACCGGAATATTTTTCGGAGCTATCCAACCTCGTCGATCAAGGCAAGCTTCACATGAAGCAAGCTAAAGAAATTGTTAAACTAATGGTTACTGAAAAGAAAAGCCCGACCCTTATCGTTCAGGAAAAAGGGTTAGGTCAAATCACCAGTCTGGATACCCTCGATGCGATCTGCCAAGAGGCCATCGAAGCAAATCCTAAAAGTGTAGCTGATTACCGCTCTGGGAAAACCGCAGCCATTAATGCCATCAAAGGCTACGTCATGAAAAAGACAAAAGGACAAGCCAATCCGCAAATTGTCCATGAGCTTTTGGAAAAGAAATTAAACGCATTAGGCTGA
- the gatA gene encoding Asp-tRNA(Asn)/Glu-tRNA(Gln) amidotransferase subunit GatA, which translates to MNLFEYTISELRRLLRRKELSPTEVTEALFSRIAEVEPKINAYNYLNHERAIERAKTVHVDLPLGGIPIAIKDNINVRAEPCRCASKILEGYLAPYNATVIEKLTKAGAILVGRTNMDEFAMGSSTENSATGLTKNPWDLQRVPGGSSGGSAAAVASHEAFCALGSDTGGSIRQPASFCGCVGLKPTYGRVSRYGLTAFASSLDQIGPLTKTVEDAALLLEVISGFDPNDNTSEKMPVPRFSELLETLSLKNMVLGVPKEYFIEGIDGEVREAINKAIAHFESLGAKIEEVSLPHTPYAVATYYILATAEASANLARFDGIRYGRRAKHYEDLLDYYGKTRDEGFGSEVKRRILLGTYVLSSGYYDAYYLRALKVKEKIKQDFSSVFKKCQALLTPTSPFCAFRIGEKSNDPLQMYLADIFTIAVNLAGICGLSIPCGQSTEGLPIGLQIIGPAWKEEVILAIGHLYQKSTGWKPPIPPLGKNVIE; encoded by the coding sequence GTGAACTTATTCGAATACACAATCTCAGAACTCCGCAGGCTGCTTCGTCGCAAAGAACTCAGTCCAACCGAAGTCACCGAAGCGCTATTCTCAAGAATAGCTGAGGTGGAACCTAAGATCAATGCCTACAATTATCTAAACCATGAAAGAGCCATTGAAAGAGCAAAAACCGTCCACGTCGATCTCCCATTAGGTGGCATTCCTATTGCCATCAAAGATAATATCAACGTAAGAGCTGAACCCTGCCGGTGTGCCTCTAAAATTTTGGAAGGCTACCTTGCGCCTTATAATGCAACCGTCATCGAGAAACTCACAAAAGCGGGTGCTATCCTAGTGGGCAGAACGAACATGGACGAATTTGCCATGGGCTCTTCCACTGAAAATTCTGCTACGGGGCTAACCAAAAATCCTTGGGATTTGCAAAGGGTGCCTGGAGGTAGCAGTGGCGGTTCTGCAGCAGCCGTAGCTTCGCACGAAGCTTTTTGTGCCCTAGGAAGTGACACGGGAGGATCGATACGTCAACCCGCCTCTTTTTGCGGCTGCGTGGGACTAAAACCCACCTATGGCCGAGTCTCACGCTATGGGCTAACTGCCTTTGCTTCTAGTTTAGACCAGATTGGCCCCTTAACCAAAACGGTCGAAGACGCAGCTCTTTTACTAGAAGTAATCTCAGGCTTTGATCCGAATGATAACACTTCAGAAAAGATGCCGGTACCTCGTTTTTCTGAGCTCCTAGAGACACTCTCTCTTAAAAATATGGTTTTAGGGGTCCCTAAAGAATACTTTATTGAAGGCATAGATGGGGAAGTTCGAGAGGCTATCAATAAAGCCATCGCGCATTTTGAATCTCTTGGGGCAAAAATCGAAGAAGTTTCCCTGCCACACACACCGTATGCCGTAGCTACTTATTATATTCTGGCTACTGCTGAAGCCTCCGCTAATCTTGCGAGATTCGATGGCATCCGTTACGGGAGACGAGCAAAGCACTATGAAGACCTTCTTGATTACTATGGGAAAACACGAGATGAGGGGTTTGGCTCGGAAGTCAAAAGAAGAATTTTGCTTGGAACCTACGTGCTAAGCTCTGGCTATTACGATGCGTATTATCTGCGTGCCCTAAAAGTCAAAGAAAAGATCAAGCAGGACTTTTCGTCTGTTTTCAAAAAATGCCAAGCCCTTTTAACGCCTACCTCTCCTTTTTGTGCTTTTCGAATCGGAGAAAAATCTAACGATCCTTTGCAAATGTATCTAGCTGATATATTTACTATTGCTGTGAATCTGGCTGGGATCTGTGGACTTTCCATTCCCTGTGGTCAATCCACAGAGGGGCTACCGATTGGATTGCAAATCATTGGCCCAGCTTGGAAAGAGGAAGTTATTCTTGCCATTGGCCATCTGTATCAAAAATCTACTGGATGGAAGCCACCCATCCCGCCCTTGGGGAAAAACGTAATTGAATGA
- a CDS encoding LysM peptidoglycan-binding domain-containing protein — MTMIFFDSYFDWTKKFNRRWRLVPLFFFLLFLLLFFFSSAPLFSQDDQNAETPTIAKKLEGEEERKKLLRAADILDQLEQNVEANSFNIQAIKEEIRKLKEQVNSLEKDIEKIKIATSKERLSPSNPKKNNAIGSEKTHRGATTQLVEKGYYYVVKKNDTLESIADAYRKSGVNVTVEDIRKSNNLSSHSPLEVGSKLFIPKKETKPVQSATPSSPTPKEGTTIE, encoded by the coding sequence ATGACAATGATATTCTTTGATTCTTATTTTGATTGGACCAAAAAATTCAACCGAAGATGGAGGCTTGTCCCTCTTTTTTTCTTTCTACTTTTCCTCCTTCTTTTTTTCTTTTCTTCGGCTCCTCTTTTTTCTCAAGACGATCAGAATGCAGAGACTCCAACGATTGCAAAAAAACTGGAAGGTGAAGAAGAAAGGAAAAAGCTGCTAAGAGCAGCCGATATCCTCGATCAATTAGAGCAAAATGTTGAAGCAAATTCCTTCAATATCCAAGCCATTAAAGAGGAAATACGGAAATTAAAAGAGCAAGTCAACTCTTTGGAAAAGGATATTGAAAAAATAAAAATTGCTACATCAAAAGAGCGTTTATCCCCTTCCAATCCTAAAAAAAACAATGCGATAGGCTCAGAAAAGACCCATAGAGGGGCAACGACTCAACTGGTAGAAAAAGGATACTATTATGTGGTGAAAAAAAATGACACGCTCGAGAGCATTGCCGATGCCTATCGGAAAAGTGGGGTGAATGTAACAGTAGAGGATATACGTAAATCCAATAATCTCTCCTCTCACTCTCCGCTTGAAGTTGGAAGCAAACTGTTCATTCCCAAAAAAGAAACAAAACCAGTCCAATCCGCCACTCCCTCTTCCCCCACTCCCAAAGAGGGGACCACTATCGAATAA
- the gatC gene encoding Asp-tRNA(Asn)/Glu-tRNA(Gln) amidotransferase subunit GatC — protein sequence MEKPSIDIQYVADLARISLNEEEKKMFGEQFASILSYIEKLKEVKIDDVVLKGEEEGFKNNLREDLPQEGLAIEDVLRNAPHHANNLFIVPKIIE from the coding sequence ATGGAAAAGCCATCGATCGATATTCAGTATGTTGCTGACCTAGCAAGAATATCGCTTAATGAGGAAGAAAAGAAAATGTTTGGCGAGCAATTTGCTTCCATTCTGAGCTATATTGAAAAGCTCAAAGAGGTAAAAATTGACGATGTGGTATTGAAAGGAGAAGAAGAAGGTTTTAAAAATAATCTTCGAGAGGATCTTCCTCAAGAAGGATTAGCCATAGAGGATGTCTTACGCAATGCTCCGCATCATGCGAATAACCTTTTTATTGTACCTAAGATAATCGAGTGA
- a CDS encoding N-acetylmuramic acid 6-phosphate etherase — protein sequence MGRLLGIEGGGTHTRWMVLEEQGEIVAKGSEGVGNVHLLTTRELVSLFQSIKEKARVEIEQIGAGFAGCHSEKEKQILEESIRSVWPESIKVIVAEDTRTAYARAFEPGQEGILVIAGTGSNVIGYKAGIWEKAGGWGQLGDPGSGYRIGREGLERIYLEYDLTKNVSALGQAFLRHSCRNDLDDFLSYVLPSFGKKDFIASFAPIVLSMAENGEESSFEIVNREASMLGLRVQIVARRLGLNNPRIALVGGLFENSSFYTTLFQSQLKKLLSFSECFVCTTPGPLGAIRLLGYAAPVYQRSMENVLPDKTQREALDRSMTEERNPRSAALEKKSIPELVDLFISEETFVQQALEKCRREIAEAAAATSSILEKGGRLFYVGAGTSGRLGALDASEMPPTFNVSPELVQAIMAGGADALWRSMEGIEDSSTEGFKSVLNRGVSSKDMVCGITASGRTPFVLSALQAAKTIGAKTLLLSCNPSRPPCPFADLAIDLPTGPEIIAGSTRLKAGTATKIVLNMLSTIAMIRTGKVKDNLMINLQPKSMKLRYRSLRILMHLYGLDESTAIALLEKKGWLLAAVISELESGKARLG from the coding sequence ATGGGCAGATTGTTAGGCATAGAGGGTGGAGGCACCCATACTCGATGGATGGTCCTGGAGGAGCAAGGAGAAATTGTAGCCAAGGGAAGCGAGGGAGTGGGCAATGTACATCTATTGACGACAAGAGAGTTGGTTTCTCTTTTCCAATCCATAAAAGAAAAAGCTCGAGTCGAGATTGAGCAAATAGGTGCTGGATTTGCTGGCTGCCATTCGGAAAAAGAAAAACAAATCCTCGAGGAAAGTATTAGATCGGTTTGGCCTGAGTCCATAAAAGTCATAGTCGCTGAAGATACCCGTACAGCCTATGCGAGAGCTTTTGAACCGGGGCAAGAAGGGATATTAGTAATCGCTGGAACGGGCTCCAATGTTATCGGCTATAAGGCTGGGATATGGGAAAAGGCTGGAGGCTGGGGACAGCTTGGGGATCCAGGAAGTGGTTATAGAATAGGAAGGGAAGGACTAGAAAGAATCTATTTAGAGTATGATCTTACTAAAAACGTTTCAGCTCTGGGGCAGGCTTTCCTTAGGCATAGTTGTAGGAATGATCTGGATGATTTCCTTTCCTATGTGTTGCCTTCTTTTGGAAAAAAGGATTTTATAGCCTCTTTTGCTCCCATTGTGCTGAGCATGGCAGAAAATGGAGAGGAGAGCTCCTTTGAAATAGTTAATAGAGAAGCCTCTATGCTTGGCTTAAGGGTGCAGATAGTTGCCAGAAGGTTGGGCTTAAACAATCCAAGGATCGCTCTGGTAGGAGGGCTTTTTGAAAATTCTTCTTTTTATACTACTCTTTTCCAAAGCCAACTGAAAAAATTGCTTTCTTTTTCGGAGTGTTTCGTATGCACGACTCCTGGACCTTTGGGAGCCATACGCCTCCTGGGGTACGCTGCTCCTGTTTACCAAAGGAGTATGGAAAATGTTCTTCCGGATAAAACGCAGCGAGAAGCCTTAGACCGGTCTATGACCGAAGAAAGAAATCCTCGTTCTGCTGCTTTGGAGAAAAAATCGATTCCAGAACTTGTGGATCTGTTTATATCTGAAGAGACCTTTGTCCAGCAGGCTTTGGAAAAATGCCGCCGCGAGATTGCTGAGGCTGCAGCCGCCACCAGCTCGATACTAGAAAAAGGAGGCCGGCTCTTTTATGTGGGTGCAGGAACAAGCGGCAGACTGGGCGCCTTGGATGCTAGCGAAATGCCCCCGACATTCAACGTTTCCCCTGAACTGGTCCAAGCGATCATGGCTGGTGGGGCCGATGCCCTTTGGCGCAGTATGGAAGGCATAGAAGACAGTAGTACGGAGGGTTTTAAGAGCGTTTTGAACCGTGGGGTTAGCAGTAAGGACATGGTTTGTGGGATAACGGCCAGTGGGAGGACCCCTTTTGTCCTTTCTGCACTACAAGCTGCTAAAACAATTGGGGCTAAAACCTTACTATTAAGCTGCAATCCCTCTCGGCCGCCTTGTCCTTTCGCTGACTTAGCGATCGATCTGCCAACGGGACCTGAGATTATTGCTGGATCCACCAGACTGAAGGCGGGGACAGCCACGAAAATCGTCTTGAATATGTTAAGCACGATTGCCATGATCCGTACCGGCAAGGTTAAAGATAATTTGATGATCAATCTGCAACCTAAAAGCATGAAATTGCGGTATCGTTCGCTCCGCATTCTAATGCATCTTTATGGATTGGACGAATCGACCGCTATTGCCTTATTAGAAAAAAAAGGATGGTTACTTGCTGCCGTCATCTCTGAATTAGAATCAGGAAAAGCGCGGTTAGGCTAA
- the ligA gene encoding NAD-dependent DNA ligase LigA → MIEKTLPFNFSIEVKKNKPSALDPSLSLSEIKKRHDELVKLIQKYDHAYYVEARPLISDQEYDNLYHELETIERLHPELITPDSPTQRIGESPLSGFAQVSHQVPMLSLENTYSKEELFAFLERIRRGLPGKKISFTVEPKVDGVSISVIYKYGLFSLGATRGNGTVGDDITQNLKTIRSLPLRLDMEDPPELLEIRGEAYMSPKDFERLNAEREKEGKPLFANPRNATAGSLKQLDPRVVAQRPLAVVFYGAGQLKGFECKTQVEWLQFLKKIGIPIPVRFWHCKDENEVFEATCALQDIRNDLPYPTDGAAIKVNEWEYYPILGYTAKAPRWAFAYKYGAERARTRLNQVIFQVGRSGIITPVAEMEPVFLSGTTVSRATLHNFDQIKRLDVKIGDYVFVEKAGEVIPEVVGVDTTQRTGKEKEIVPPEYCPSCGEKLFWEGIFLRCGNENCPAQLKERILHFAQRNALDIQGLGESLVDQLVDKGLVKDIADLYDLDEKTLVSLERMGKKSAQNLLRSLEESKKRDLSRLIFGLGITHIGQKASEELARYFGSMDRLANASEEELLAIPFIGEIMAKSIVSYFSKPKNRERLEKFRKLGFNFHSLHAGSASGPLNGKTFVITGTLSEPRESIIEKINSKGGRVSNTVSRKTNYLVVGANPGSKLHEAKKLGIPILSEQELFNLLKEN, encoded by the coding sequence TTGATCGAAAAGACTTTACCGTTTAATTTTTCGATTGAAGTGAAGAAAAACAAGCCTTCTGCTTTAGACCCTTCTCTGTCGTTAAGTGAAATCAAGAAAAGACATGATGAACTGGTCAAACTCATCCAAAAATACGATCATGCCTACTACGTGGAAGCACGTCCCCTGATTTCTGATCAAGAATACGACAATCTCTATCACGAACTAGAAACCATAGAAAGACTTCATCCAGAACTCATCACTCCTGATTCTCCCACCCAAAGAATAGGAGAAAGCCCTTTAAGTGGCTTCGCGCAAGTCTCCCATCAAGTTCCCATGCTCAGTCTTGAGAACACGTACTCAAAAGAAGAACTTTTTGCCTTTTTAGAAAGGATACGCCGAGGTCTTCCAGGGAAAAAAATCAGCTTTACTGTAGAACCAAAGGTCGATGGTGTCTCCATTAGCGTAATTTATAAATATGGATTATTTAGCCTTGGAGCAACCCGAGGGAATGGGACAGTGGGGGATGATATTACCCAAAACCTAAAGACCATCCGTAGCCTTCCCTTAAGGCTTGACATGGAGGATCCTCCAGAACTTCTAGAAATTCGTGGAGAAGCTTACATGTCTCCAAAGGATTTTGAAAGACTCAATGCGGAAAGAGAGAAGGAAGGCAAGCCCCTTTTTGCTAATCCCAGAAATGCTACCGCTGGATCCCTTAAACAACTGGATCCACGGGTAGTGGCTCAGAGACCGCTTGCGGTGGTTTTCTATGGAGCAGGCCAACTAAAGGGGTTTGAATGTAAAACGCAAGTGGAATGGCTCCAGTTCCTAAAGAAAATCGGCATTCCTATTCCCGTTCGTTTTTGGCACTGTAAAGACGAAAACGAAGTCTTCGAAGCCACCTGTGCTCTACAGGATATCCGAAACGATCTTCCGTATCCAACCGATGGAGCAGCCATTAAAGTAAACGAATGGGAGTACTATCCTATTCTTGGATACACAGCAAAAGCCCCTCGATGGGCCTTCGCGTATAAGTATGGGGCAGAAAGGGCAAGAACCCGATTGAATCAGGTTATTTTTCAAGTGGGAAGAAGTGGCATTATCACCCCAGTGGCTGAAATGGAACCGGTTTTTCTTTCCGGAACAACCGTCAGCCGTGCCACACTTCACAATTTTGACCAGATAAAAAGACTCGATGTAAAGATTGGGGATTACGTGTTTGTGGAAAAAGCAGGAGAAGTCATTCCAGAGGTCGTTGGCGTGGACACGACTCAAAGGACCGGCAAAGAAAAGGAGATTGTCCCCCCTGAATATTGTCCTAGCTGTGGCGAAAAACTTTTCTGGGAAGGCATCTTTTTGCGTTGTGGTAACGAAAATTGCCCGGCTCAGCTAAAGGAAAGAATCCTCCATTTTGCCCAGCGCAACGCCCTTGACATTCAGGGGTTAGGAGAATCTCTTGTCGATCAACTGGTTGATAAAGGCTTAGTCAAAGACATCGCTGACCTCTATGATCTTGATGAAAAGACTTTAGTCAGTTTAGAGAGAATGGGGAAAAAATCAGCACAAAATTTACTGCGGTCCCTAGAAGAAAGCAAGAAAAGGGATCTTTCCAGATTGATATTCGGACTAGGAATAACACACATTGGCCAAAAAGCTTCTGAAGAACTTGCGCGGTATTTTGGGTCAATGGACCGGCTTGCTAATGCTTCTGAAGAAGAACTGCTAGCCATTCCTTTTATCGGAGAGATTATGGCTAAATCGATCGTTTCTTATTTCAGTAAACCCAAAAATAGGGAGCGATTGGAAAAATTCCGAAAACTAGGCTTCAATTTCCATTCCTTACACGCTGGATCTGCTTCTGGGCCTCTCAATGGTAAAACCTTTGTCATCACTGGAACGCTTTCTGAACCTAGAGAATCTATCATAGAGAAAATAAACTCAAAGGGTGGGAGGGTCAGCAATACGGTTTCAAGAAAAACCAATTATCTTGTTGTAGGAGCAAATCCTGGATCCAAATTGCACGAGGCAAAAAAATTAGGCATTCCCATTTTAAGCGAACAGGAACTATTCAATCTCCTAAAAGAAAATTGA